Sequence from the Paenibacillus tundrae genome:
ACTAGTTGTTAAGAGTCATGGGTCGGCCGATGGGAATGCGATCAAAAATGCAGTGCGTCAAGCAAGGATCGCAGTACAGAATCAGCTAGTGGAGAGCATATCTAAGGAAATTAGCGGGAAGTGAGTGACGACATGAATAATTTGCGCCCGGTTGGGGTTATTGGTACGGGGAAATATGTGCCTGAGAAAATTTTGACAAACAGCGATCTTGAAAAAATGGTAGATACAAATGACGAGTGGATCGTCAGTCGAACAGGGATCAAAGAGCGTCACATCGCTGCACCGGATCAAGCCACTTCAGATCTGGCATATGAAGCTGCGATCAAAGCATTGGAATCTGCGGGCATGACAGGCAGCGATTTGGATCTAATCATCGTTGCAACGATTACACCAGATTCTGCGTTCCCTTCTACTGCTTGTATTCTTCAAGATAAATTAGGCGCTAAAGGTGCGGCTGCGTTCGACCTGTCTGCTGCTTGCTCTGGTTTTGTATATGGACTTGCGACAGCAACAAGCTTTATCAAAAGTGGTCTTTACAATAATGCACTTGTTATTGGTGCAGACTGTCTGTCCCGGATTACGGATTACACGGATCGGAATACCTGTGTACTGTTCGGAGATGGCGCAGGCGCAGTAATCGTTGGAGAAGTACCTGAAGGCCGTGGATTCAAATCATTTGATCTAGGTGCTGAAGGTGCGGGCGGCAGCTTGCTTCAACTGGAAGGTGGAGGTTCACGCCTACCGGCTTCTGCAGAGACCATTGAGAACAAAAAGCATTACATCTACATGAATGGTCGGGAAGTATTTAAATTTGCGGTACGTGTTATGGGAACGGCTACGCTAGAAGTGCTGAACAAAGCAGGTCTGGATCGCTCAGACGTAGATTTGTTTGTTCCACATCAAGCTAATATTCGTATCATTCAATCCGCGATGCAACGACTGGATCTTCCAGAAGAAAAAGTAGTTGTGAACGTAGATAAATATGCTAACACATCAGCGGCCTCTATCCCTCTTGCTTTGGTTGAAGCTGCTGAAGAAGGACGCATGAAAGCTGGAGATACCGTACTGATGGTTGGATTCGGCGGCGGACTGACATGGGGAGCATCTGTACTCGTTTGGTAAATTAGATAGCTTGGAGAGATGAATCTGATGAGTAAAATAGCATTTGTATTTCCCGGTCAGGGATCACAGGCGGTAGGTATGGCAAAGGAAGCGTATGAGACGGTTCCAGCGTCAAAAGAAATTTTTGAAGTAGCTGATCAAACGCTTGGCTTTTCGCTGAGCAACCTGATATTTGAAGGACCGGAGACCGAGTTGAAACAGACATCAAATACACAACCGGCTCTGTTGACAGCAAGTATTGCTTGGCTTGAGGCATTTAAAGAAAAAGGGATTCAAGCGGATTACATGGCTGGACATAGCTTGGGAGAATACAGCGCACTAGTGGCGGCAGGCGTATTGTCGTTTGCTGATGCGGTAAGTATTGTCCGAGCACGTGGTCAGTATATGGAGCAGGCTGTGCCTGGTGGACAGGGAGCGATGGCTGCAGTATTGGGTGCGGATCGGGAAGCGCTGGGGGTGCTTTGCCGTGACGTATCTGAAAGTGGACATGTCGTAGAACTGGCGAACATGAACTGCCCAGGTCAAATTGTTATTTCAGGTGTTAAAGAAGGCGTTGCTGCAGTAGCGGAACGTGTGAAAGAAGCGGGCGGCAAACGTGCAATTGCACTGGAAGTCAGTGGACCGTTCCACTCTTCCTTGATGAAGGATGCGGCAGAGAAACTAGCAGATAAACTTAAAACTGTTTCTTTCGCACCAGCTAACGTTCCTGTTGTGGCTAATGTGACTGCACAGCCGGTAGAAGATGGACAAGTTCAACAATTGTTGACAGAACAGGTCTATTCTCCCGTATTATGGGAAGACAGTGTGACATGGCTTATTGAGCAAGGTGTAGACACGTTTATCGAGATTGGTTCGGGAAGTGTACTAACGGGTTTAATTAAAAAGACAGATAAAACCGTGAAATTATACAACGTAAACAGTCTTGAAACGCTTGAAGCAACGGTTGCTGCCTTGCAATAAAAAAAACGTGAAGAAGCGAAGCGTTCGCCTGAAAGCTTTTCTTAAAGAAAGCTACATCGAAAGCATACGCTATCATCCGATTTTCCCTTTGGAAAAGGGGATCAAAAAAATCTAGGGATAACAGCGATCGGAACGTTGTTCTGTCATCAGAGTGGTAAGTGGTAACTCTATATTTGGGAGAGGAGGAACGATTATGTCTAAACCGTTAGAAGGAAAAAATGCATTGGTTACAGGCGCATCCCGTGGAATTGGACGCAGTATCGCGCTTGCTCTGGCGGAAGCGGGTGCCAACGTTGCCGTGAACTATGCAGGCAGCCAAGCGGCTGCTGAGGAGGTAGCGGAAGCGATCCGTGCCAAAGGGGTCAAAGCAATTACCGTTCAGGCTAATGTGGGTCAGATGGACGAGGCTGAACAAATGGTCAAAGCCACGCTTGAAGAGTGGGGTAATGTCGATATTCTTGTTAACAACGCTGGAATTACTCGTGATAACCTGATTATGCGTATGAAAGAAGAAGAGTTTGATCAGGTTATTGAGACGAATCTAAAAGGTGTATTTAACTGCCTGAAGGCAGTTACGCGCCCGATGATGAAGCAGCGGTCAGGAAGAATTATTAATATTTCCTCTGTTGTAGGTGTACTTGGTAATGCAGGTCAAGCTAACTATGTTGCTGCTAAGGCAGGCGTCATTGGTTTGACGAAAGCATCTGCTCGTGAACTCGCTTCACGAGGCATCACAGTGAACTGTGTTGCACCAGGTTTCATTGAAACAGATATGACGAAAGAACTGTCCCAGGAATTGGTTGATGGCATGCTAAGTGGTATTCCATTGTCCCGTCTGGGTCAGCCGGATGAAATTGCTGGCGTCGTAACATTCTTGGCATCAGAAGCTTCATCTTATATGACAGGTCAGACACTTCATGTCGATGGCGGCATGTACATGTAATTCTTTCCTGACGTGAATAATAGTCGGGGAACAGGCGCTGGACGATCCGAAATGCCGGAAAAAGGCCGGATTCCCCGGCCGGGAGCCGCATATGTCTTCTATGGCATTTTGCCTGCGATTCTCGTATAATACCAAGGAGGAGGTGAACCGGATGTCCGATGTATTGGAGCGTGTAAAACGCATCGTCGTCGACCGCTTGGGCGCAGACGAAGCTGAAGTTACACTTGAAGCATCTTTCAAAGAAGATTTGGGTGCTGATTCTTTGGATGTAGTGGAATTGGTCATGGAATTGGAAGATGAATTCGATTTGGAAATCTCTGATGAAGATGCAGAAAAAATCACGACCGTAGGTGAAGTTGTAAACTACATACAATCTCATACCTAAAGTCAATTCAGTCCCGCACCTGTTTTCGAACAGGCGGGACTTCTCATCATTCATTGGTTTTTCTCATTCCGCAGGTAGCGTAGGTTAAGTCAGGAATTCTTCTTGATTTCTTACGTGTCTCCTGCGGATTTTTCACAAAAATACTTGCGTAAAGCAGTCGATATAGAGGTGAGTCGGTTTGAAACAAAGAGTAGTAATTACCGGAATGGGCGTAATGACATCGCTCGGAAAAGATTTAGAGACGTTCTGGGGAAGTTTAATGGCAGGTAAGTCCGGAATCTCTCAGATTGAGGCATTTGATGTAAGTGAATATACTACTCAAATTGCTGCCGAAATCAAGGATTTCAACCCGGAAGAATATATGGATCGTAAGGACGCACGCAAAATGGATCGTTTTGTTCAGTTTGCTGTAGCTGCCGGCTTCAAAGCTGTGGAAGACAGCGGATTAAAAATTGACGAGAACATTGATGCAGAGCGTTTTGGTGTATCGATCGGATCGGGTATCGGTGGATTGGGTACTTGGGAAGATCAGCATAACGCATTGCTGCAAAAAGGCCCTAAACGTGTTAGCCCGTTCTTCATCCCAATGATGATTTCGAATATGGCTTCTGGTCAAATGTCGATCTCTCTTGGTGCAAAAGGACCGAACATTAACGTAGTAACTGCTTGTGCTACAGGAACACACTCCATTGGAGATTCCTTCAAGTTGATTGCTAACGGTGATGCAGATGCAATGATCTGTGGAGGAGCTGAAGCAACGATCCGTCCAACTGGACTTGCTGGTTTCTGTGCAATGCGTGCGATGTCTACACGTAATGATGATCCAGCTCATTCTAGCCGTCCGTTTGATACGGGACGTGATGGATTCGTTATGGGTGAAGGTGCTGGTATTCTGATTTTGGAATCACTGGAACACGCTCAAAAACGTGGTGCACGTATCTATGGTGAAGTCATTGGTTACGGATTGACTGGGGATGCACATCACATGACAGAACCAGATCCAGATGGAGCAGCTCGTTGTATGAAGATGGCGCTTCGCAATGCAGGTATTGAACCTGAAGAAGTGGACTATATCAATGCTCACGGAACATCCACACCTGTAGGTGACCGCTCAGAGACGCTGGCAATCAAGAAAGCGTTTGGAGATCATGCGTACAGGCTGGCTGTGAGTTCCACTAAATCGATGACGGGTCACATGCTTGGTGCTGCTGGTGGGGTTGAAGCGGTAATCTGTGGATTGTCTCTGACACATCAGACACTTGCTCCAACGATCAATCTGGAGAACCAAGATCCAGAATGTGATCTTGACTATGTACCAAATGTTCCGCGTCAAACGAAAGTTAATATTGCAATGTCCAATTCATTTGGATTCGGCGGTCACAATGCCACCATTATTCTCAAAAAATTTGAAGCATAAGGGGCTAGTTCAATTTGAGTGAAGATCTGAAGCAATTACAGCACAAACTTCAAATCAAATTTGACAACAGGCAGCTTTTAAAACAAGCGTTTACCCATGCTTCGTATGTAAACGAACACCGGTTCAGTCAGCATCAGGATAACGAACGCTTGGAGTTTCTAGGCGATGCGGTATTGGAGTTGACTGTTTCGGAATACTTGTATCATTTGTATCCTAACCGTCCGGAAGGTGAACTAACGAAGCTGCGGGCATCTATTGTCTGTGAACCTTCCCTTGTCAAATTTGCTGAAGCATTGGGTTTTGGACAGTATGTACTTCTTGGAAAAGGTGAGGAACTGACTGGAGGACGGACGCGGCCAGCGCTGCTAGCTGATGTGTTTGAATCCTTCATCGGTGCATTATATCTGGATCAGGGACTGGAACCGGTTAGGACGTTTCTGGATCAGCATGTATTTCCGTTAATTGTTCTGGGCGGCAAGTTGCAAATGAGCGATTACAAAACGGAGTTGCAGGAACTCACACAGCATCACAATATGGGATCTTTGGAATATCGAATTGTTGAAGAACGGGGTCCTGCCCATGAAAGGGAGTTTGTCTCCGAGGTCCATATGGGTCAAGAACGGCTTGGCAGAGGTACAGGACGTTCCAAAAAAGAAGCTGAACAGCAGGCTGCATCAGCAGCGCTGGAACGATTGAAGCTTCCGGAAGCCTGAGGCTTTACCGATAGCGCATAGACAAACGAAGAGCAAAGAGCAGCCCCGCGGGTCCGCCCCGGCGGAATGATTAGCCGGACTGCTTTTTGCTCTTTTTTTTGTAAAGAGAGGTTAGGGTGCAGTTTCCCCTAATTCAAGGATATGCGCTGCAACAACTGAAATTTGCAAGAGGAGGTGACGGGAAGCCCTATGTTTCTTAAACGTATTGAACTGGGTGGATTCAAGTCATTCGCCGACAAAACAGAGATGGAATTCGTTCGTGGCATAACTGCGGTTGTGGGCCCGAACGGTAGTGGGAAAAGTAATATATCTGACGGAATTCGCTGGGTATTGGGGGAGCAAAGTGCTAAATCACTACGTGGTGGCAAAATGGAAGATATTATTTTTGCTGGTAGTGATGCGCGAAAAGCCGTCAATTATGGTGAAGTTTCATTAACCCTCGATAACGAGGATCATGCGCTTGCCTTAGATTTTGGTGAGGTGACCGTGACACGTCGTGTACATCGTAGCGGAGATAGTGAATATTTTATTAATAAGCAATCATGTCGTTTGAAAGATATTACAGAATTGTTCATGGATACAGGGATCGGTAAAGAAGCCTACTCGATTATTGGACAGGGACGAATTGAAGAGATTCTAAGTACCCGGTCAGAGGATCGCAGGGGGATCTTCGAAGAGGCATCTGGTATCGTCAAATATAAATCTCGTAAACGGGATGCTACACGCAAGCTGGATGAAACAGAGCAAAATTTGCTGCGGATTCATGACCTCGTTACTGAACTAGAAGATCAGATTGGCCCGCTCAGAGAACAGTCGGAGAAGGCAATTCACTATAAGGAATTACGGAGTCAGTTGAAATCTCAAGAAATTTCGATGTATGTGTATCAGATTGAACAAATCCATGCTTCCTGGAGCAAGGCTAATGAACGTTTACAATCGTTAAAACAGGAAGAGGTTGGTCTCGCTGCAATTGTCTCAACACATGATGCAAAGCTAGAGAGCGATCGTAATGCGTTACGTACGCTCGAAGCTGAGACGGAGCGACTGCAATCGGAGCTCCTACAATTCAGTGAAGCAACCGAGAAGAGTGAAGGACACGGAGAATTATTAAAAGAACGAGCACGCAATCTGCAAACAAACCATGAGCAATTGACCGTGACAGTTGCAGCCAGTGAAGAAAAGCACCGCGAGCGTGAGGCTGAGTTGCTCTCTCTTCGTGAGAAGTTCGCTAAGCTGGAGAAAGAACTTACGGATGTGAGAAACAGCCTGTCCGAGGAAGAGGCGAAGCTCATTGGGGTGACTGGAGGTATCAGTCAACAGCAAGAGGAGAGTCTCAAAGGTAATTTGCTCGAATTAATGAATCAGATGGCGCAGACACGAAACGAAATTCGTTATGTGGATCAGCAAAAGGAAACGCTGGAACGACGCATGAGTCGTGCATCCGAAGAATCTGGCAAATGGGAAGGGCAAAAGGAAACGTTAGAGCAGCGTAAAGCGGAAATCGAGAAAAAGGTTGCACGTCTGGGCAAGGAAATTAGTGAACTTCGCGGTGGATA
This genomic interval carries:
- the fabG gene encoding 3-oxoacyl-[acyl-carrier-protein] reductase, with amino-acid sequence MSKPLEGKNALVTGASRGIGRSIALALAEAGANVAVNYAGSQAAAEEVAEAIRAKGVKAITVQANVGQMDEAEQMVKATLEEWGNVDILVNNAGITRDNLIMRMKEEEFDQVIETNLKGVFNCLKAVTRPMMKQRSGRIINISSVVGVLGNAGQANYVAAKAGVIGLTKASARELASRGITVNCVAPGFIETDMTKELSQELVDGMLSGIPLSRLGQPDEIAGVVTFLASEASSYMTGQTLHVDGGMYM
- the fabF gene encoding beta-ketoacyl-ACP synthase II; protein product: MKQRVVITGMGVMTSLGKDLETFWGSLMAGKSGISQIEAFDVSEYTTQIAAEIKDFNPEEYMDRKDARKMDRFVQFAVAAGFKAVEDSGLKIDENIDAERFGVSIGSGIGGLGTWEDQHNALLQKGPKRVSPFFIPMMISNMASGQMSISLGAKGPNINVVTACATGTHSIGDSFKLIANGDADAMICGGAEATIRPTGLAGFCAMRAMSTRNDDPAHSSRPFDTGRDGFVMGEGAGILILESLEHAQKRGARIYGEVIGYGLTGDAHHMTEPDPDGAARCMKMALRNAGIEPEEVDYINAHGTSTPVGDRSETLAIKKAFGDHAYRLAVSSTKSMTGHMLGAAGGVEAVICGLSLTHQTLAPTINLENQDPECDLDYVPNVPRQTKVNIAMSNSFGFGGHNATIILKKFEA
- the fabD gene encoding ACP S-malonyltransferase, coding for MSKIAFVFPGQGSQAVGMAKEAYETVPASKEIFEVADQTLGFSLSNLIFEGPETELKQTSNTQPALLTASIAWLEAFKEKGIQADYMAGHSLGEYSALVAAGVLSFADAVSIVRARGQYMEQAVPGGQGAMAAVLGADREALGVLCRDVSESGHVVELANMNCPGQIVISGVKEGVAAVAERVKEAGGKRAIALEVSGPFHSSLMKDAAEKLADKLKTVSFAPANVPVVANVTAQPVEDGQVQQLLTEQVYSPVLWEDSVTWLIEQGVDTFIEIGSGSVLTGLIKKTDKTVKLYNVNSLETLEATVAALQ
- a CDS encoding beta-ketoacyl-ACP synthase III; amino-acid sequence: MNNLRPVGVIGTGKYVPEKILTNSDLEKMVDTNDEWIVSRTGIKERHIAAPDQATSDLAYEAAIKALESAGMTGSDLDLIIVATITPDSAFPSTACILQDKLGAKGAAAFDLSAACSGFVYGLATATSFIKSGLYNNALVIGADCLSRITDYTDRNTCVLFGDGAGAVIVGEVPEGRGFKSFDLGAEGAGGSLLQLEGGGSRLPASAETIENKKHYIYMNGREVFKFAVRVMGTATLEVLNKAGLDRSDVDLFVPHQANIRIIQSAMQRLDLPEEKVVVNVDKYANTSAASIPLALVEAAEEGRMKAGDTVLMVGFGGGLTWGASVLVW
- the acpP gene encoding acyl carrier protein — its product is MSDVLERVKRIVVDRLGADEAEVTLEASFKEDLGADSLDVVELVMELEDEFDLEISDEDAEKITTVGEVVNYIQSHT
- the rnc gene encoding ribonuclease III, encoding MSEDLKQLQHKLQIKFDNRQLLKQAFTHASYVNEHRFSQHQDNERLEFLGDAVLELTVSEYLYHLYPNRPEGELTKLRASIVCEPSLVKFAEALGFGQYVLLGKGEELTGGRTRPALLADVFESFIGALYLDQGLEPVRTFLDQHVFPLIVLGGKLQMSDYKTELQELTQHHNMGSLEYRIVEERGPAHEREFVSEVHMGQERLGRGTGRSKKEAEQQAASAALERLKLPEA